The sequence below is a genomic window from Kitasatospora kifunensis.
CGGACCTGATCATCGCCGTCTACCGGCACCAGGTCGAGGCCTGCGCCGAGGCCGGTCCGGCCCTGCTGGCGACCAGTGCGACTCCGCACGCCGCGCTGGCGCGCTGGATCGATCTCTTCGTCGACTTCCTGGTCACCAAGCACGGACTCGCGGCCGTGCTGCAGTCCGACGGCGCCGGCTTCGAGACGCTGCACGCCTACTTCCTCGACCGGCTCGTGCCCGTCTGCGCCCAACTGCTCGAAGCCGCGGCCGCCGCCGGCGAGATCCGCCCCGACCTGGACGCCTACCAACTCATGCGCGGTGTCGGCAACCTCTGCGTCGGCGCGGAGAACGACCCGCGCTACGACGCGCGCCGGCTGGTCGAACTCCTCATCGCGGGACTGCGCCTACCGCACTGAGGTGTGGCCTACCGCGCTGACCGCGGGATGATTCCGGCCAGCACCGAAGAGACCGGGGCGCCACCGAGTTCGGCCCTCAACTCCTCGACGCCCTGCTGCCGTTGCTCCTGGGTGAGGGAGACGTACCGCTCGATCCGGTCGTTGAACGTGCGCCGGAACCTCGCGTACCGTCCGTCGTCCGCGAGCACCTGCTCGGCGGCCGCCACCAGGGCCGCCGTTCCGGCGAAGTCGTCGTCGGGGACGGGGTGGTGCGGCAGCACGTCGGCGAAGCGTGCGGCGAGTTGGCCGAACCTGGTGTGGCCGAGTCGGTGCACGGTGAAGGTGTGCGCGTAGTGCTGCTCGTGGAGCGCCAGGGGCAGCTGCCCGAGCGTCATCGACTCGTGCAGCGCGGTCAGTCCGGGGGCGAGCAGACAGTGCGGCGTACCGGCCACCTGCCGCAGCAGCTCGCGCTGCGGCAGGAACCGGTAGTCGGCCCTGCGCCCTGCGACCGAGACGCGGCTCTCCCGGCGCCCGCCGAAAGGGCCGCCACAGACCAGGACGCGCGGGAACCGCGGCCAGTCGCGCAGCAGGTCCGGAATCCAGCGGCGCAGCAGCCGCAGGTACCCGTCGTTGGCGTCGAAGTCCAGCAGGAAGTTCTTGAACCCGCCGATGTTGACCAGGAGTTCATACTGCGGATCGGTGGCGCGCGGCACGGTCCGCAGTCCTTCGAGATCGATGATGGAGCCGGTCAGGTGCAGCTCGGGCCCGGTCCCGGTCCCGGTCCCGCTCGCGAGGACGGTGGCGAACTCGGCCATGCGCTCGGGCACTCCTGGGAAGTTCTGGACCACGCTGTGCGAGGCGAGCAGGTGGGCCGCGACGATCCGCTCGTGTGGTGACAGCCGGCTCAGGTGCTCGTCGGCGGCCGCGAAGGAGCGGCGCGGCAGGCCGACGCACAGCTCGTGGATCTCGGCCAGCGGGCGGGTGAGCCGCCAGAAGCTAAACAGGCTGTCCACCATGAGCGCCGGACGGCCTGCCATCACCGCCCGCACGACCAGGTCGGCGTCCATGACCGAGACCACCTGGTCGCAGCTCGCCAGCAACTCGTCCATCAGGCCGGACCGCTCGCCGCTCTCGGGGAGCTCGCGTATCTCGTGGAAGGCGTCCGCGTTGCGGCGGGCGAACATCGCCGACACGCCGTCGCCCACGAACACCCGCTCATGACCGGCGAGCAGCCGCGACACGGCCACCAGCGCGGAGGCCGGGCCGAAGCCGCAGTTCTGTGCCCCCATCAGGACGCGCATGTCGCCTGTCCCGGCCCGACGGAAGGCACGAGGGAAGGCCCGACGGAAGCTGCGACGGACGGCCCGACCGAAGGCATCGCGGCGAGTACCTCGGCGAGCTGCTCGGCGAACTCGGCGGGGTGCTTCGCGTAGCCGGCGTGACCGCCGGGAAAGTCCACCAGGTCGCTGCCGAGCCGTTCGGCGAGCGCGGCGGCCGGCCGGTGGATGAGATGGTCGCGCGAGTCGTGGCCGCCGGCCACCACGATCCGGTCGGCCAGCGTCGCGAGCGCGGTGAGGTCGGGAACGAAGTGGGTGGACGGCCGCATGACGTGGCCGAGGAAGAACGCGCTGTTGTCCTGGGCCTGGGGCAGCGCGGGCGCCGGCCGTCCGCCGAAGGCGGGCTGGAGCCGGCGCAGACCTGCCGCGAGCCCCTCCCGGTGGAACGTCTCGTGGACCTCGTCGAAGAACGCCAACTGCTGCTCGGCGTCCGGCAGCAGTCCCATCGAGGGCGGTTCGTGGACGACGACCGAGCGGACCCGATCGCGGTGGCGGATCGCGAGCTCCAGCGCGGTGAGGCCTCCCGAGCAGCCGCCGAAGACGTGCGCGGCCTCGCCCGGCCCGGCGACCTGAGCCAGCAGGCGGTACGCGTCATCGGCGTGCACCTCGATCCGCTGGTCCTCGGGCGGTCCGTCAAGCGGGCTGCGCGAGTTGCCGCGCGGGTCGAAGGAGAGCACGCGGTACTCCGTGGCCAGGACGGCGGCCAGCTGCTCGAACACCCGGGCGTCGAAGCCGCCGCCGGCGATGAGCAGCAACAGCGTTCCGGTGCCGCGTACTTCGAAGTGGATCCGCGCGCCCGGCACCGCGAGCGTGCCGATCTCCAGGGTGTTCATCGCACTCCAGATCGAGGTCCAGGAACCGGCCCGACAGCGGGAGGCCGCGACCAGAGTACGCAGGGTGAGGGGCCGGGAGAACGGATGGCCGGCCGCCGCCGGGAGCGGGGCGGGGTGTGCGGGCGCGCCCAGTGCCACCGCGCGCCGGTGTCATCGCTGAGGTGGCGGGGTAGCGCTGGGCGGCAGGCGCACCCCTGGTGCGGAATCACTGACGGTACGTCAGTTCCTGTTCCTGGATTCAAAAGGCTACGGAGCGCAGCAGCAGGAGGGCGATGTCGTCGGTGCGGCGCTTGGCCTGCTCGGCGTGCTGGACCAGGATGTCGGCCAGCTCGTCGAGTGAGTCGCCGTCGTAGCAAGCGAGTTGCTCGCCGATCCCGACCAACGCCGCGTCGAGGTCCACGCCAGGGGCCTCGATCAGGCCGTCGGTGTAGAGCGCCACCACGCTGCCCACCGGCAGTGCGATGCGGGTGAGGGTGTACGTCGCGGTGGGTTCGACACCCAGCAGCAGCCCGGCGGGTGCCTCGACCACCCGTACCACTCCGCTCGGGTCGCGGAGCAGTGGCATGGGGTGTCCCGCGCTGGCCAGCCAGGCCTGTCGGCCGCCCGGGTCCAGGCGCAGGTACGCGCAGCTGGTCAGCAGGCCGGAACCCAGGTCGGCCATCAGGCGGTTGGTCCGGGCGAGGATCTTGCTGGGGTCGGCGCCCGCCGTCGCGTAGGCGCGCACCGCGGTGCGGACCTGGCCCATCAGGACCGCGGCCGCCACGTTGTGCCCCTGCACGTCGCCGATCACCGCGCCGGCGCTGTCGTCGCCCAGGCGCACGACGTCGAAGAAGTCGCCGCCGACCTCCATGCCGTCGGTGCCCGGCAGGTAGCGGGCCGCCGTCCGCAGGCCGGGCACGTACGGCAGCGCGTGTGGCAGCAGGCTCTCCTGCAAGCCTCGGGCGAGTTCGAGCTTGGTGTCGTACAGGCGCGCGCGGTCCAGTGCCTGGGCGATCAGGCCGCCCACCGAGGTGAGCACGGCGCGGTCGTCGGTGGCGAAGCGGTGCGGCTGGGCGAAGGCCAGGACGCAGGTGCCGACCAGGCGTCCGGAGGCCACCAGCGGGAGGTAGGCCCAGGCGGCCATCGAGTCCTGCAACTCCGGCCGTTGCGGGTAGAGGCGCTCCAACTCCTCGCGGGACTCGATGAAGCTGGGCACCCCCGTCATCAGGGCCTGCACGCCCGGGGTCGACGCGGCCAGCGAGGTGCCGTCGAACCCCTCCACGACGCCGGGCGGGTAGCCGTGGTGGCCCACGATGCGCAGCCGGCCGCCGTCGACGGCCAGGATCGCCACGCCCTGACCGCCGAAGGCGGGCACGATCTGCTCGGCGACCAGCCTGACCACGTCCCGCACGCCGACGGCCTCGGTCAGTGCGCTGGCGAGGTGCAGGATGTGGTAGATCCCGCCGGTGCGGGTGGGCAGCACGGGCAGGGCGGCTGCCCGCGGCATCGGCGTGTCCTGCTGGGTGCCCTCGGCCTCACCGGCGCCCGTGCCCTCGACCTTGACCTCGGCCGCCGTGACCCGGACGGTGAGGCCGAAGGCGTCCGGGTACAGCTCGAAGGACAACCACTGTTCCGGGGGCCGCAGCGCCACGAACGAGCTCTGTGCCTGGCTGACCACGGCCGACCGGTACCGGTCCTCGTAGACGGGGTCGCGCAGCCACGGCAGCGCGCTCCACGGTTGGGCACCGAGCAGTCGGTCGGCCGGTACGCCGAGCAGTTCGGCGGCGGCCGGTGTCACCCAGCTGATCCGGCCGGTGAGATCCAGCGCGCAGACGCCCTCCGGCAGCCGGGCCACCATCGCGGAGAGGACCTGCGTCAGCCCGCCACCGTCGCGCCGCGTGGCGATCACCGTCGGTCGCAGGTCGGCCCGCACCGTGCGCCCGGCCGCAGCCGCCCTGGCCAGGCTCTGGGCCAGCTCCTCGGCGAGCGCCGCGAGCCGGTTCAGCTCCTGTTCGGACAGCTCCGCCGGATGCGAGCCGGGCCAGGCCACGAAGATCGCGCCGTAGCTGGTCCCGGCCGCGGTCAGTGGCACGGCCGCGAGGCAGAACGCGTACGGCATGGTGAGCGCGACCCGCGGGTAGCGGCGTGCCATCTGGGCCTCACCGCCCACCCAGACCAGGTGCCCGTTGCGCAACGCGTCGGCCACCGGGACCGGCGAGGTGGGCCCGATCCGCTCCCACGGCGCGACGACCTCCCGCGGCAGGCCCAGCAGCACGGCCAGTTCCAGCACGTCCCCGTCGGCGGCCCGCAGGTACAGCCCACCCATGTGCGCGCCCAGCTCGCCGATCCCGGCGGTCAGGCACCGGGCCAGCACCTGGAGGTTCGCGCCGGTCCCCGGCTCGCCTGCCCCGGGCTGCCGACGCGGGACCTGGGACTCTGAGCTGTCCACCGTCACCACCCTCGTCAGCGCCTGGCAGCTGTGAAGACGCTCATTTGCCTGTGAAGACGCTCATTACGGACGGTACGCCCCGAGCGCGCGGTTTTCCTTCCCCGTGTCCGAACCGGCGGCGCCGGCCCGCGACCGTGCCCGCAGCCCGACCCGCGCCGGGCCGCCGAGCGAAAGGCCCTGGCCGGCCCGTGATACCCCGCGCCGCCCCCGGTGATCGCCCGTGCGGTGGCCTGCCCGGGGCAATCGGGGGTAGACAAAAGGCATGGCCCGGTTGAAGGTCAGCCCCTCGGCCGCCTCGTCCAGCGGCCGATTCCGGCGGAGCAGACGTGCGCCTCCGCCTGCGGACCGGACGTCCTCGAAGCCCCGTTCACGGCTGCTCCGGGGCTTTCGCAGCGTCGCAGGCCAGGTGTTCGCGCTCCAGGTGCTGGTGGTGCTGCTGCTCGTCGTGGCGGCGGTGCTGGCGCTGGTCCTGCAGGGGGAGCGGGACGACACCAGGGAGGCCCGCAACCGCTCGGTCGCCGTCGCCCAGACCTTCGCGAACTCGCCCGGCATCGTGGTCGCGCTGGAGTCACCGAATCCGACCGCCATCCTGCAGCCCAGGGCGCTGGCGGCCCAGCACGCCTCGGGCGTGGACTTCATCGTGGTGCTGAACGACGACGGCATCCGCTACACCCACCCCAACCCGGCCCGGATCGGGCAGAAGTTCGTCGGCACCTACGAGCCGGCCCTGCACGGCCAGGTCGTCATCCAGCAGCTCACCGGGACCCTCGGGCCCCTGGTACAGGCCGTGGTCCCGGTCGACGACACCAACGGCAAGGTGGTCGGCATGGTCTCGGCCGGGATCACCATCCACAAGGTGAGCGGGGTCGTGAACCACCAACTGCCGCTGGTCTTCGGCGCGGCGGCCATCGCGCTGGCCCTGGCCACCGTGGGGGCCGCGCTGGCCAGCAGGCGACTGCTGCACCAGACGCACGGCCTGGGCCCGGCCGAGATGACCCGGATGTACGAGCACCACGACGCGGTGCTGCACGCGGTCCGCGAGGGCGTGCTCATCATCGCCGACGACGGCCGGCTGCTGCTCGCCAACGACGAGGCGCGCCGACTGCTCGACCTGCCGCCGGACGCCGAGGGACGCCCGGTCACCGAACTCGGCCTGGACCGCGAGGCGGCCGAGCAGCTGGCCTCGGGGGCGATCGTCAACGACGAGGTGCTGGTGGCCGGAGACCGGTTGCTGGTGGTGAACACCCGGCCCACCGACCGTGACGGCGGACCGGACGGCACGGTGGCGACCCTGCGCGACTCCACCGAGCTGCACGCCGTCTCCGGCAAGGCGCAGGCGGCCCGCAAGCGCCTCCAGCTGCTCTACGACGCCACCGTGGCCGTCGGCACCACCCTGGACGTGACCCGCACCGCCGAGGAGCTCGCGGACTTCGCCATCCCGCGCTTCGCCGACTACGTCACCGTCGACCTGGCGGTGCCCGTCCTGCGTGGGGAGGAGCCAGCGCCGGGCGAGGACGCGCCGATGCAGCGGGCGGCGGTCAGCGGCATCCGGCAGGACCCGCCGTTCTACCCGGTGGGCGAGGTGATCACGATCCTGCCCGCCACCCCGCAGGCACTGAGCCTGAACAGCGGGCACCCGGTGCTCGACGCCGACCTGCGCTCCTCCACCGCCTGGCTGGCCCAGGACCCCGAACGCGCCGGACGGGTGCTGGAGTACGGCGTCCACTCGGTCGTCCGGGTCCCGCTACGGGCCCGCGGCGTCCTGCTGGGCCTGGCCAAGTTCTGGCGCGCCGACCCCTCGGAGCGCTTCGACGAGGACGACCTGTCCATCGCCGAGGAGGTCGCCGCCCGCGCGGCGCTGAGCATCGACAACGCCCGCCGCTACACCCGTGAGCACGCCATGGCCGTGACCCTGCAGCGCAGCCTGCTCCCGCACGGTCTGCCCGAGCAGAACGCCCTCGAAGTCGCCTTCCGCTACCTGCCGGCCCAGGCGGACGTGAGCGGGGACTGGTTCGACGTCATCCCGCTGCCGGGCGCGCGGGTCGCGCTGGTGGTGGGCGACGTGGTCGGCCACGGTCTGCACGCCGCCGCCACCATGGGCCGACTGCGCACGGCGGTGCTCAACTTCTCCACCCTGGACCTGCCGCCGGACGAACTCCTGGGCCACCTCGACGAGCTGGTCAGCCGACTCGACCAGGACCAGACGGCAAGCCCCAACGGCGACGCCGTCACCGGCGCGAGCTGCCTCTACGCGATCTACGACCCGGGATCCCAGCTGTGCACCATGGCCCGCGCCGGCCATCCGCCGCCCGCCCTGGTCCACCCGGACGGCACGGTGGAGTTCCCCGACGTGCCCGCCGGGCCGCCGCTGGGCCTGGGCGGTCTGCCCTTCGCCGCGGCGCAACTGCGGCTGCCCGCGGACAGCACGCTGGTGCTGTACACCGACGGACTGGTCGAGGACCGGGAGCGGGACATCGAGGAGGGACTGGTGTTGCTGGGCCGCTCCCTGCGGCACGCGGGCCGGGCACCGGAGGAGATCTGCGAGGCGGTGCTGGCCGCCCTGCTGCCCCCGCGCCCCGTCGACGACATCGCCCTGCTGGTCGCCCGCACCCGGGTCCTGACGAGTGGTCAGGTCGCGCAGTGGGAGGTGCCCGCCGACTCCGCGGCCGTCGGCGAGGTGCGCGCGGCGGTCAGCCGGCAGTTGACCCAGTGGGGGCTGGAGGAGATGGCCTTCGTGACCGAGCTCATCCTCAGCGAACTGGTCACCAACGCGATCCGCTACGCGACCGAGCCGATCAGTGTGCGCCTGCTGCGCGACCGCACGCTGATCTGCGAGGTCTCCGACAGCAGCAGCACCTCGCCGCACCTGCGCTATGCGGCCAGCATGGACGAAGGCGGACGCGGGCTCTTCCTCGTCTCCCAGTTCGCCGAGCGCTGGGGCACCCGGCACACGGCGAACGGGAAGGTGATCTGGGCGGAGCAGATCCTGCCGTAGCGGCGCCGCGCGGGCGGCCGGTCTGCCGGGAAGCACGCCGGTCCGCCGGAAAGCACGCCGGTCTGCCGGGAAACGCACTGCGGACGAGTCCCGCCGGCGCCGGGCCCGAGGCAGCGCCGGCAGCAGTGCCGGGCGGCCTCGGTGGCCATGGCGCGGGGACTCGTCCGCAGGGAAAGTCTTAAGAGCCGCTGGTCAGAGCCAGCACTGCTCGGTACTGGTCGACTTAGTACCAGTGGTGGTTCTGCCAGAACGACCACGCGGCGTTCGGGCTGCCGTAGCGGCTGTTCATGTAGTCGTAGGCCCAGGTGATCTGGGTCCGCGGGTTGGTCCGCCAGTCGGCGCCGGCGGAGGCCATCTTCGAGGCCGGCAGCGCCTGGCCCAGGCCGTAGGCGCCGGAGGAGGGGTTGGTGGCGTACACGTTCCAGCTGGACTCGTGGAAGATGATCTCGCTGAAGGAGGACAGCTGGCTGGCGGGCACGATCTGGGCCGCGATCGCCTGGGGGGACAGGGTCGCCGCGGAGGCGGTGGCCGGCATCAGGCCGGAGGCGAGGGCGGTGAGACCAGCAGCGCCAGCAAGAACCGCGGCGGAAGTGCGCATACGAAGCTTGAATTTGGGCATGGTGTAACAGACCTCAATCGGGGTTGGGTTGCGCCCCGCGCGTCATTCACCACCGGCCGGACAGGGGCCATAGGCGACGCACGGGGTGCAGCTGCAAGCCACACCGGGGGACAGGTGGCCGGTGCGGCTGACGACTGAGCCATTGTTAGCGGGCTGCCGCGCAGTGGCCAAGGGGTGTGACCTACGACGCCGCGTCGTAGGTCGATGAGGTGTGTTCGGCGGCTCGAGCCTTCTCGGGCCGTCGGGAGGACCTCCTATCCACCGTCGTAGTGGCCCTGGCCGTGTGAGTACCCTCACCGTGGCCGGTTGCCTGCTGCCCGCCTGTCGACACGCTCCGTAGTCGCGATTAGGCCCTGAACGAGGCCCGGGTCACAGGATGGAACGCCGTTCGATGCCGTGGCGGCTCGGCCGGCCGGCGCGGCTGGGCCTCCCGGAGCGCTCCTCCTTCCTCTCGGGGCGCCATCTTTACCGAATCAGGACCCCTCTCTTTATCGAACCGTGAGATGCCGCAGGAACCACTCGGTCAGCGCCGCGTCCACCTCTTTGGCCACCGGCAGCTGCGGGGCCGGCGCCAGGCCGGGGCGCTCGGCCAGCGGGTGGGCGAGGCCGGCCACGGCGGTCAGCTGGACCCGGTCCGGCTCGGCATAGCGTTCACGCAGCTCGGCAACCAGCTCGGCGGCGTCCGTCCGCAGGCCGGGGAAGTCCAGCTCGCCGCTGACCAGGAGCAGCGCCGGCTGCGGCGCGCGGGCCTGCTCGGTCCATGAGTACGGCCGACCACCGTTCTGCTCCACGAGCTCGACCACCGAGCGCGCCCTGATCGCCGGATTGACCAGCGCGGCTGCCGCGACCGGAATCCGGCGCTCGGCCAGCACGCGCAGCGCCACGGCCCCACCCAGCGAGCCACCCACCACGCCGATCGGCCCGTCGGCCGGTGCGAACCGTTCACGCAGCTCGGCCAGCGCCGCCGCAAACTCCCCGGCGGCCTGCCGGACCATCGGCGCCAGGTAGGCCAACATCGTGTCCCGACGGGAGAGTTCGAGAACCGCGGCCATGCCGCCCTCGACCATCCTGCGCCCGCAGAGCGGCATGCCCAGGTGCACCCGCCAGGCCGGCACATCGGCCATTGGCAGCGCGTGCTGGGGTGCGGCAGACTGGCCGGCATGGACGAACTCGCAGGCGTGGACGAGACGGTGCTGACGGACGACGACGTGCGCCTGTGGGCGACGCGGGCCGGAAGCGGTGAGCCGGTGGTGCTCTGCCATGGCGGACCCGGGCTCTGGGACACGCTGGCGGACCTCGCCGGGCTGCTGGTCGCAGGCGCCACCGTGTATCGCTGGGACCAGCGGGGCGCGGGGCGTTCGCAGCACACCGGGCCCTACTCGGTCGAGCGGTCGCTGGCCGACCTGGACGCGGTCCGCGCACACTTCGGTCTGGAGCGGATGGCGCTGCTGGGCCACTCCTGGGGCGCCCAACTGGCGCTGGAGTACGCGTTGCGCCACCCCGATCGGGTCAGCAGACTCGTCTACGTCTCCGGCACCGGCATCGACCACGCGAGCAGTTGGCGCGAGCGGCACGGGCTGCTGGAACGGGAGTTGCTCGGGGACCGGGTCGCCCGGTGGGAGTTTCTCGACAAGCGGGGAGCGGCTCGCACGGCGGACGAGGATCGCGAGTTCTGCGTGCTGCAGTGGTCGACCGACTTCACGGGCTCCACGGGCTCCACGGGTTCGACGAACCGTGGCAGGCAGGAGGCGTTGGCGCAGGCGGAGCGCATGGCCACCCCGTGGTACGGCGTCAACTTCGCGTGCAACGCCGCGATCAATGCCGAGACCAAGCGGATCGTGGGCACCGCGGAACTGCGGGCGCGGTGCGAGGCATTGGCCGTGCCCACGCTCATCGTGGACGGCGCGGCGGACCCCCGCCCGCGCGACGCGGTGGACTCGCTGGAGACGGCGCTTCCCGCTGTCTCCCGGGTGAGCCTGCCCGGCGCCGGCCACCTGCCGTGGGTTGAGGATCCGCACGGGTTCCGGCGGGCGGTAGGCACTTTCCTGGCCTCCCACGTCAGCCGGGGAACGGCGTAGCCGCGCGCCACTCGTCCTCGAGGATCCCGAACATCTCGGAGTCTCGCCAACCGTCCCGAATCAAGGCGGTGTGACGATGCCGTCCCTCCCAGGTCATGCCGAGCTTGCCGAGCACCCGTGCCGAGCCGAGATTGCGCGGGTCGCAGGTGGCATAGACCCGGTGGAGGTCGAGCTCCTCGAAGCCCCGTGTGAGTAGTTCTCTCCCGATCGCCGTCCCCACGCCCTGGCCCCAGAGCCGAGGGTGCACGACATAGCTGATCTCGCCTTGACGCTGTCCTCGGCTTCGGACGTGCAACTCGCCCATGCCGACCGCGTCGCCCTCGACGCTCGCCAGATAGACGAACCGTTGCTGGGGTGCACGCGACCACGCCTCGACCGCGGCCGCTACGAACTCGCGCGTCTGCTGTTCGCTGTTCGGTCCCCAGGCCTGGAAGCGGCAGACCCGGGGGAGCGAAGCCCAGGAGTGGACGGCTCGCCAGTCTGCGAGCTCGATCTTGCTCAGGGTCACCGGTTGTCGAGCCACGGGCTGATCCTGCCAGTTGGGGCCGACTGCGGCACGTGGGCGTCGGCGTAGCCGAGCATCCGTGGCTCGCCGGCGCCCAGGATCCGCAGCGCTTCGGCCAACTCCGCGCCGCGATGGGTGTCCGCGGCCCAGGTCGCGGTCACCACGGCGGTTCGCGCACCGGCGGCCGCATGCTGGGCGAGCACTCCGCCCGCCGACAGGGACTCGTCGTCAGGGTGGGCGAAGACCGCGAGCAGGCTCGGCACGGGCATGGCGGCGCCACCTTCCAGAGACTCCACTGTCACGGCCGCAGCGTAGCCAACGGCCGCCAGTTCGCGGACAGTTCGCGGAGCTCTTCCCTGACGCCATGCTCGCGGTGCAGCCGGCGTCGGGCCACCATCCGTGGCTCGACGACGCCGACCGGTTCGTGGCGATCACCGCGGCGTTCCTGGGGTGACGATCGGCTCGATCATCAGTAGTGCCAGTGGTGGCCGCCGCTCTCCTGGATGCACGTGATGCTGGTGCCGTGGCTGTCCACGGTGGACTTCCCGAGGTCGGCGGTGGGGCAGAACTCGCCGGCGCGGTAGTAGTTTCCGGACGGGGACATGATCACGCCCGTGGTGCCGGGGCCGACCGGGCTGGGCGGCGGCGGTGCCTGGGTTGCCACCGGCGCGGGCTCGGGGGCGGGCGCGGAGGGGGTGGGAGCCGGTGGCGGCGCGGTGGTGGGAACGGGGGCGGGGGTGGGTGCGTGCGTCGGCGCGGGGGTTGGCACCGGCGCGGGCGTCGGCTTCGCCGGGGGCTGGGTGGGCGCGGGTTCCGGAGCGGCCGGGGGAGTGCTGGGCGGAGCCGGCGTGCTCGGTGCGGGAGTGGGAGCCGGTGGCGGCGTGGGCGACGGCGTCGGTGAGGGTGTGGGTGTCGGTGTCGGTGTGGGGCTGGCCGGTCGCGCAGTGGTGGCGACTGCGGGCCGGTCGGCGGTGTGCGCGGTCTGCGCGGTCTTCTGCGGCCCGACGATGGCTCCGATGATCGCCAGCAGCATGAAGAGGCCGAAGGGTATCCCGCACCCTATCCCTGCGATCTTGAGCCCTCTTCGCTTCTTGGGTGGCGTGGCGGGCTGGGGCTGGCCCCAGCCGGGCGGTGTGGGCAGTGTCTTGGACACGGTGATCCTCTGCGCAAAGTGTGAGTGGGTTGCGAGGGGACAGCCTGCCAGGATGACTTGAGTAGCCGTCAGGTTGTGATGATCTTGTTACGTCGGGGCAGCCCAAGCGAGGCGCAGCGGGATCGCGCCTCAGTAAGATCGTCTGCCAATGGACGTGAATGCGGGATTCGAGATGATCGCCGTCCCATCGGGCCAGGTGACGCTGTCGGACCGGCGAACGCAGCGCAGTTGGTCGGCGCTGCTCGGGCCGTACTGGTTGGCACCCTTCCCGGTCACCCAGGCGCAGTACGCACAGGTCATCGGTGAGCAGCCGAGCAGTGCGCGGGGTGATGAGCTACCCGTCGAGGGCGTGTCCTGGTGGGACGCGGTCCGGTTCTGCAACGCCCTGTCGGAGCGTGAGGGATTGGCGCCCGCCTACCGTCTGTTGGGGGAGGAGGAGGGCGTCGCGTGGGATGAGGCCGCCGGCGGATACCGGTTGCCGACCGAGGCCGAGTGGGAGCACGCCTGCCGCGCCGGTACGTCGCACGCGCGCTATGGGCAACTCGACGAGATCGCCTGGTATCGCGGCAACTCGGGCGAGCGGATGCACGAGGTGGGCGGTCGGCAGCCCAACACGTGGGGCTTCCACGACATGCTGGGCAACGTCTGGGAGTGGTGCTGGGACGTCTACGACGCTGAGGTCTACGGCAGTTACCGGGTGCTGCGCGGCGGCGGGTGGTTCGACGAGCACTGGAGCTGCCGGGCCTCGGTGCGGCGACGTAGCCACCCGACCTTCCGGATCGATGATGTCGGCTTCCGGATGGCGCGTAATGGCGCGTAATGGTGTGTGACGGCGTGTGACGGCGTGTCATGGCGCGCAGCGGGGCGTAGGAGCGCGTACCGCCCGGTTCAGCAGCGCACTGATGAGCGCTGATCGAGGATGCGCACCGCCAGTTCGCCCCAGCGGATGTTCTCCCGCTCGAACTCCATCCCACGCAGCAGGGTGAGGTAGGGGCCGACGCGCTCGGCGGTGGCGAGGTGCTGCTCCTCGCTCTGCCCGTTCAAGAGCTTTGCCTGGAGCCGCTCGTAGCGGGCCAGTTTGGCCGCGGCCCACTCCATCCGCTCCGCGATCGCCGCCCGCACTGCCGCGCTGTCCCCGGCGTCGACGCACTGGACCTTGACCAGCAACTCGTCCCGGATGGTGCCCGGCCGACCCGGCGGCTCGGCGGTGTGGGCGTGCACGGCCGCAAGGCCGGCCTCGGTGAGGGAGAAGACCCGCTTGTTGGGGCGCCGCTCCTGGGCCACGACGCGCGCGGTGATGAGCCCTTCGCCCTCCATCCGCTCCAGCTCGCGGTAGAGCTGCTGGGGCGTGGCCATCCAGAAGTTGGCGACCGAGGCGTCGAAGCCCTTGGCGAGATCGTATC
It includes:
- a CDS encoding SpoIIE family protein phosphatase; the protein is MARLKVSPSAASSSGRFRRSRRAPPPADRTSSKPRSRLLRGFRSVAGQVFALQVLVVLLLVVAAVLALVLQGERDDTREARNRSVAVAQTFANSPGIVVALESPNPTAILQPRALAAQHASGVDFIVVLNDDGIRYTHPNPARIGQKFVGTYEPALHGQVVIQQLTGTLGPLVQAVVPVDDTNGKVVGMVSAGITIHKVSGVVNHQLPLVFGAAAIALALATVGAALASRRLLHQTHGLGPAEMTRMYEHHDAVLHAVREGVLIIADDGRLLLANDEARRLLDLPPDAEGRPVTELGLDREAAEQLASGAIVNDEVLVAGDRLLVVNTRPTDRDGGPDGTVATLRDSTELHAVSGKAQAARKRLQLLYDATVAVGTTLDVTRTAEELADFAIPRFADYVTVDLAVPVLRGEEPAPGEDAPMQRAAVSGIRQDPPFYPVGEVITILPATPQALSLNSGHPVLDADLRSSTAWLAQDPERAGRVLEYGVHSVVRVPLRARGVLLGLAKFWRADPSERFDEDDLSIAEEVAARAALSIDNARRYTREHAMAVTLQRSLLPHGLPEQNALEVAFRYLPAQADVSGDWFDVIPLPGARVALVVGDVVGHGLHAAATMGRLRTAVLNFSTLDLPPDELLGHLDELVSRLDQDQTASPNGDAVTGASCLYAIYDPGSQLCTMARAGHPPPALVHPDGTVEFPDVPAGPPLGLGGLPFAAAQLRLPADSTLVLYTDGLVEDRERDIEEGLVLLGRSLRHAGRAPEEICEAVLAALLPPRPVDDIALLVARTRVLTSGQVAQWEVPADSAAVGEVRAAVSRQLTQWGLEEMAFVTELILSELVTNAIRYATEPISVRLLRDRTLICEVSDSSSTSPHLRYAASMDEGGRGLFLVSQFAERWGTRHTANGKVIWAEQILP
- a CDS encoding TetR/AcrR family transcriptional regulator, producing the protein MNDGDGGARQTARPKRADARRNEEALLDAAAAIFVRSGVEAPVRDIAAEAGVGTGTIYRHFPTRADLIIAVYRHQVEACAEAGPALLATSATPHAALARWIDLFVDFLVTKHGLAAVLQSDGAGFETLHAYFLDRLVPVCAQLLEAAAAAGEIRPDLDAYQLMRGVGNLCVGAENDPRYDARRLVELLIAGLRLPH
- a CDS encoding GAF domain-containing SpoIIE family protein phosphatase, with the protein product MDSSESQVPRRQPGAGEPGTGANLQVLARCLTAGIGELGAHMGGLYLRAADGDVLELAVLLGLPREVVAPWERIGPTSPVPVADALRNGHLVWVGGEAQMARRYPRVALTMPYAFCLAAVPLTAAGTSYGAIFVAWPGSHPAELSEQELNRLAALAEELAQSLARAAAAGRTVRADLRPTVIATRRDGGGLTQVLSAMVARLPEGVCALDLTGRISWVTPAAAELLGVPADRLLGAQPWSALPWLRDPVYEDRYRSAVVSQAQSSFVALRPPEQWLSFELYPDAFGLTVRVTAAEVKVEGTGAGEAEGTQQDTPMPRAAALPVLPTRTGGIYHILHLASALTEAVGVRDVVRLVAEQIVPAFGGQGVAILAVDGGRLRIVGHHGYPPGVVEGFDGTSLAASTPGVQALMTGVPSFIESREELERLYPQRPELQDSMAAWAYLPLVASGRLVGTCVLAFAQPHRFATDDRAVLTSVGGLIAQALDRARLYDTKLELARGLQESLLPHALPYVPGLRTAARYLPGTDGMEVGGDFFDVVRLGDDSAGAVIGDVQGHNVAAAVLMGQVRTAVRAYATAGADPSKILARTNRLMADLGSGLLTSCAYLRLDPGGRQAWLASAGHPMPLLRDPSGVVRVVEAPAGLLLGVEPTATYTLTRIALPVGSVVALYTDGLIEAPGVDLDAALVGIGEQLACYDGDSLDELADILVQHAEQAKRRTDDIALLLLRSVAF
- a CDS encoding alpha/beta fold hydrolase encodes the protein MNTLEIGTLAVPGARIHFEVRGTGTLLLLIAGGGFDARVFEQLAAVLATEYRVLSFDPRGNSRSPLDGPPEDQRIEVHADDAYRLLAQVAGPGEAAHVFGGCSGGLTALELAIRHRDRVRSVVVHEPPSMGLLPDAEQQLAFFDEVHETFHREGLAAGLRRLQPAFGGRPAPALPQAQDNSAFFLGHVMRPSTHFVPDLTALATLADRIVVAGGHDSRDHLIHRPAAALAERLGSDLVDFPGGHAGYAKHPAEFAEQLAEVLAAMPSVGPSVAASVGPSLVPSVGPGQATCAS